A region from the Engraulis encrasicolus isolate BLACKSEA-1 chromosome 18, IST_EnEncr_1.0, whole genome shotgun sequence genome encodes:
- the LOC134468573 gene encoding uncharacterized PPE family protein PPE3-like, protein MQSAAANTACFKWTSYKSSAALGEVWCCCAYWVIFVTTMVSDTTFRLLWICVLMSGVYNMSHSAHVYLPIDTSSTMVSAPVAALAAAPAQASALVYYAQPSGPQTGAQPAVAPATSPDKMSAPVAAAAPVQASAPVYGGYAQQSGPHTGAQPAVAPAQSGGGGGGAVSVSNDQDGPTPEEERLLVLTAPSGFQSRYVVRSFNRYSRGKRVFSQTTYIPLDFPPPPPSVSDAEQEEQTLEVTPAKKG, encoded by the exons ATGCAATCAGCTGCAGCCAATACAGCGTGCTTCAAGTGGACTAGCTATAAAAGCTCTGCTGCACTTGGGGAGGTGTGGTGTTGCTGTGCTTATTGGGTGATATTTGTCACAACCATGGTGTCTGATACAACATTCAG GTTGCTATGGATTTGTGTTCTGATGAGTGGTGTATACAACATGTCGCACTCGGCACATGTGTATCTTCCAATTGACACCTCTTCAACTATGGTGTCAGCACCTGTTGCAGCCCTAGCCGCAGCTCCAGCCCAGGCCTCAGCACTTGTGTACTATGCCCAACCCAGTGGTCCCCAGACTGGGGCTCAGCCTGCCGTTGCTCCTGCCACATCTCCAGACAAGATGTCAGCACCTGTTGCAGCCGCAGCTCCAGTCCAGGCCTCAGCACCTGTGTATGGGGGCTATGCCCAACAGAGTGGTCCCCACACTGGGGCTCAGCCTGCCGTTGCTCCAGcccagagtggtggtggtggcggaggggcAGTGTCCGTTTCTAACGACCAGGACGGTCCCACGCCAGAAGAAGAGCGACTTCTAGTCCTCACCGCACCGTCAGGATTTCAAAGCCGCTACGTGGTCCGCTCCTTCAACCGCTACTCGCGAGGGAAACGGGTCTTTTCTCAAACCACCTACATCCCACTggactttcctcctcctcctccatctgtgTCTGATGCTGAGCAAGAGGAACAGACTCTGGAGGTTACACCAGCTAA GAAAGGCTGA